In the Symmachiella macrocystis genome, CCGCCGGACGGTCGGACCAAGCCTCGGCCGCCGTCTGCAAGATACGCTCGATATGAAAAAAGAAGTCGTACCGCGAACCGTACAAACGAAACAAAATCTCAAACAGCGGACGCCAGTGCGCGTTTAAGCGGCGCTCGAATTCACTGCGCTGTGCCTCATCAATTTCGTTGTTCCGCCAGACATCCTCCAACCGCGGCTTGAGTCGTTCCAATGTCAGATCGGCTTTGAACTCAATCCCTTCGGGAGCGCCGTTATCATTCAATCCGATCATTGGGAATGACGATTTTGTCCAAAAAGTTGTAGTATTGTATACCCTCGAGAATTCCGGCCGCATTTTCGGCTTCAGCGAAATAAATCCGAGGAAGATTTTTTAGTCGATTCAATTCGCTGCTGTGATTCCCCACGACAACGCCCAGCGTTCGCCCCAACAACATACCGGCGTCGTTGCCGGAATCGCCGGCCACCAACACATGCTCCGGAGCGAAGCCCCACTTCCACAGCACGTGCCGCATCGAGAGGTCGCTGCCGCCGCGGACCGGGATGACATCGAGGTACATCCCCAACGACATGACTATTTTAGCACGCAAGCCCGCTTCGCGCAGACTTTTTTTAATGGCCGCCAAAGTCGGCGATTTCGTGAAATCAACTTCATAACTGATTTTGAATTCCGACTGGTGGCTTTCGTCCTGGATAAACATTCCGGGGAGATTGTCCAATACTTCGCGTATTTCGCGAGGTTTCCAAGCGTATCCAATGGACTTTTGCCAACTTTTATCCGGGGTGAGGCTTTCGCCGTAATGTAATTGTGTGCCGCAATCAGTATCCATCAGGTCGGGACGCGGCAATCCCAGTTTTTCCACCAACTCGTGAGCGCTGTCCAGACGCCGCCCTGTAGCGATACCAAAACCGACATGATCGTTTTCGCGAATCAAGTCGACAAATTCCGACAACGAGTCCTCATGGCCGGTCAGTGTATTGTCCAAATCGGTAATGATCAACCGGTCAAATTCCGGTAACCGGCGCGTGATCGGCCGGTTCATGAGCGTCGGGGAGGAGGAGTGCTTATGAATATCGTTAAGATCCCGCAAATAACGCTTCGCATGGTTGCTCCAGGCATAATTCTTACGCGTGCCCTCAACCCCATTGGACGACCATTCCGACCACTCTTCCGGCTCGGTCAACGTCCGCAACAAAGCATGCTCGATCTCTTCACGATTCAACGGATCAACCAACAGTCCGTTACAACAATTCGCAATAATATCGCGCGGGCCGCCGTCATTTGTAGCGACAATCGGCAAACCGGTGGCCCCCGCCTCCAGCAGTGTCAAACCAAACGGCTCGGTCAGTGCGGGATTGATGAACACGCCCCGCGTCGATTCAGCCAAACGATACAAATCGGGTACATCTTCCGGCGCATGTGTTTTGGGATAGGCGACTTTACCATAAAGGTTGTACAGGTCGATGAGGTACAGCACATTGTCGATGACCGCCTGCTGCGCTTTGGGCAGGGAGCGAACGTCGTCGCGGGTCCCCAGCACCAACACCAAATTCGCAATTTCCTGCAATTGCGGGCTTTCACCATAGACCTTGACCAGCATCTCCAAGTTTTTCCGCTCGTCCGGTCGGGCCACCGTGAGAATCATTGGCTTATCAGGCTCGCGGAGGAAGTGGCTTAACTCCTCGGCAATCGGACCGGGGCTCCACTTTTCATCGCGGGGATAAAACTGGGCAAGATCAACGCCGGGAGGAATCACCTCCATCCGATCCGGCACGTAGTGGTCATAGAGTTCGTACTGTTGATGCACCTCTTGGTTGGTACTGGTGACTACCATCGAGGCAGTCTCGAGCGCCATTTCTTCGGCTTCGATTCGCGTGGTGAATTTGTACCGCTTTTCCAGAGTCTCCTCATCAATGCTGCCCAGCGAAAACCGTTGGCGTTTGACACGCCCCAGCGAGTGGCCAGTGAATACAAAGGGAATATGCAGCAATCGAGCCAATTGCGCGCCCACCAAGCCAGCATCGGCATAATGTCCATGAATGATGTCCGGCAATCCGGTCCGCTTAAAGTGCGGCAGCGTCTGGTCGATGAACATTTCTAGATAAGGCCACAACGACTCTTTGCGAAGATAGCGTTTGGGGCCGCACGGGATTCTGACGATTTTCGCGTTCTGTGAAATCGGCTCTTCTAATTGGGCGTAGTCGTCGTCGAGTTTGGGATCCAAGATCTGCCGCGTGAGCAACTCGACTTCACGAACGTGGGGGTGTTCCGCCAGTTCGCGTGCCAGTTCCAGCACGTATTTGACCTGCCCCCCCGTATCGGCGTCGCGCCCCAATTCCGGATTGCGTGCTCGAATCAAGCCATGAATGCTGATCAACGTGATCTTCAAATCTTCCGTTCGCGTGGAAGTCGCCAAGGAAATGCTGTCAGATATCGATGCCTCAGCGCCGTTTGTCAATTCCGTGGACATGTTCACCTCAATTGAATTCAGGATCGTCATGCGAGCAGTGTGAATTATTTATAATACCGTTTTCACAAAGCGTACGCATCTATCGTGTTGAATTGCCGCGTCCATGCAGGTTGAGCCGTTTACAAATTTGCTGATCCTCCGTCATCGCCGGGCGGCTGATGTTCCTTTCTCATCAAGTCGAACACAGTTTTGACCGGCGAAAATACGTCGATGGGAACTTCGACGAAAACGGTATTCCAACCCGACATCGTCCCGTTCCACAACCCCGGTCGTTCCAAGACCGTGGCGAATTCCCCCCCCACCCGCTTGCGCGTGATGATCGCTCGGTCATGATCTACAAAGTTCCGCAGATCAAATAATTCGCCGTTTTCGTCCCGTACTGCTGCGGCAATGAACACCGGATTGAAATGGGTGGCTTTACCAAAAATCGCCTGTTGAGCGGAGTCGTCCGCATTCACTTCAGCCGACTCGACGATCTCCGCTGAAATGGTGCCATCCGGTTTCTGCACCCAAAACGGACCTCCGCCCGGCTCCCCCACATTTTCGACCATACCACACACACGGAGCGGGCGTCGCAATTGCGCGATGAGCGATGCACGCAAGACTTGTTGGTCAGTGGTTTCTGATTGCGTGGAATCTGGAAATGTGACCTTCACAAAATCAGCGGCAGCAGACACGGCGGCGGCGTCTCCAGTTTCGAGAGCCCGCAGGTGTTGGTGAATGGCTGCTTGCAGACGGACGAGATATCCACCTAAAACCTGCATCCACTTGACGGAGGCGTCTTGTGCATGTTCGTGGCCGACATTGTCGATGTTTTTGACAAAAACCAAGTCGCCCTGAACCTCATGCAGATTCTCGACCAACGCGCCGTGCCCGCCCGGACGCATGACCGGTTGCCCTAGTTCATCGCGCAACAGTTCTCCGGCATCATCCAAAGCAATCGTGTCGGTCGAGGGATGTTGCACAGAAAACCCAACATCGAGGGAAACGCCATCGCGTCCCGCAGCAAATTTCCGCAACTGCTCGGCAAACAATTCGACGTGGTCCCCACCGACGGTAAAATGCGCCTTCAGCGGTTTGCCTTCCGCTCCAAATCCCGCTTGTGCTTCCAACAGATGCTCTTCGAAGGGTGTCCGCGCCTGGTCGGGATACTTATGAAACTTCACCAAGCCTTTGGGAAGCCTTCCAAAATCGAGACCGGGTGAGGAGATGACCGCATTCACCACGTCATCGTCACCGGCAGTGGATGACTGATCGTTGAGGTCAATGCCCTGTTCCGTGAACCAGCGATGCACATCATCGGCGAATGCGAACTGATCCAACGCCTCACGAAACCGCTGCTTGTCTTCATCCGAGGCCACTGCAAACATGCGTGTTGCCGCACCGGAGGCGGGAACAAACTTCAACCACCGTCCCGCGTCGACCGATGCACGGTGCATGGCGATTAAGTCGCTGTGCACATCCGCGGGCAATTGCTCAATCCCATCGCCGATAGTACATGGTCGGACCAACACAGGCGCCGGAGGCCGGTTCGCCATTTGAGCCTGTTGCCGTTGTACCTCTTCAAGATTCACGCCATATTGCCGCCAGAATTCCTGGTCAGCATCAGTAAACGACATCAATAAATCCATCCTGAATGACTCTGTTGTGTTAAGGAGAAGTTGGCATCGCGCTCAATACATCCTACGGTGCATTTAACGGGACACAACTTTGCTGGGAGTTGCGACTGGAATCGTGGCAGCCTGAGGGGCCGAATCAATTTTCTCCCCACCGCCCAGCTCCGCAGCCCCCGTCTCCTGTGCGACTTCCTGATCCTGCACCAACGGTTTCTGTTTTGTATCATGAAAACGCGCGACCGCAACGGTAATGTTGTCTGCCCCGCCGGCGGCATTGGCCTTGTTGACCAAGTCTTCACAGACTTCCCGCGCAGAATGCCGTTTATGCAAGATGTCGGCGATCTCGTCATCAGTCACATGTTTGTGCAAACCATCGGTACAAAGCAGCAACGTATCGCCGATGGACAAACTGGAATTGTAAACCTTGGGATCGATGTCAGGCGATTTTCCTCCCACGACATTCCACAGCGCCCCTCCGCCGAGCGACTCCTGAGCATCGGCGATCGTACACTCCCCGGCATCGACGCGCGCTTGGGCCAAGGTGTGATCTTGGGTGACCTGCTGCAATTCGCCGTCATGGCTGAGATAGCAACGGCTATCCCCAACATGCACGACATGCAATGCGGGCCAGTTGACGATCGCAACGGTCAACGTCGTTCCCATCCCCTGTTTCGCTACGTTCCACTCAGCTTCATCGTGAATGCGTCGCTGACAAGATTTGAGCGCTGTGACCAAATCAGCAAAGAGCAAGCGTTGATCATCACGTTCGGCAGCATGGCCGAATGCGGACCAGTACATGCGGTTGACCATGCAGTTGATTGTCTCATCAACGGCTAACGTACTCGCCCGGCTACCAGCTGCGGGATTCCCCAAACCATCGGCCACCAGCAGAACTTTTCCCTGCGAATCGCCCGAGACCTTGGAATAATCATCATAACTCAGTGAGGTCGACTGAATTCGCACAGCTTTGACCAGATCGGCGACCAGATACTGATCGTCGTTCTCGGCCCGCCGGCGCCCCATGTCCGTCTTTGCAAAGCAATCCATTTTACTGAGATTCATCATCTCTTACGTCCTTCCTTTTCCCCCGTGAGAAACCCCTGTGCACATTTCCAGCATCTACTACGCTGATAACTCAGTCCGCCTCACATTGTTTGACTGGTCGATAACCATCCAACGTGGTTTCCTCCCGACCATCCACTGTGAACAGAAAACCACCAGGATCGGCTTCAATGCGACCACATCGCAGACCTTGTTGGCAAAAATTGCTTTGAATGTGCTCAGCAATCGATCGCTTTTGCACAGTCACAGCCCATTCTCGTCGACCGATCGTGCGTACGCTCATACGGGGTGATTCAATAACCACAAGACTCCTTATGTTAAACAAGACGGACATTTCGTGTCGCTGCACAGCGACCTGACAGCAATAGTGCAAACCGCGTGCCAGGACCGCGAGAATTGAAATCGCTCCGACGGTCGACCTTTCCATACCACTGCAAAAGACATTGTCTCAATTCACCAAGCTGTATGAACGACGGTATCAGCCGAGGCACACTTATGCGTAAAATGAATTCGCATGAGTTCGACAAACCCGAATCTAAAACAAAAAAACAATTCGACACGAGTAAGGATGTAGGATGGCTGAGGAACCAGGCAAGATTTTACTCCCTGACGGCACCGTCGCGAGTGCCGAAGAGGATACGACCACCGAGCGGGGAAAGGATCGCAACTGGGAAGAGGGCCAATACATTCCCGTGATCGTTAAACGCAGCGACGAAGTCCGTCGGCATCCCGACGACTCGTTGGAGCACGCGATCGACGACGGCTTAGAACAACTCAAACGCCCGACCGTTTCGCTGTTCTTGTCAGCCATTGCAGCAGGCTTGACTGTCGGCTTTTCTGCGATGGCCGTAGCAGTCGTCACGCAGGCCGTTGCCCCACTGGAATCAACCTTGCTGACGCGAATCGCCACGGCAGTTGTGTATCCGTTGGGATTTGTTTTGTGTGTCATGAGCGGAGCACAGCTCTACACCGAACACACCGCCACAGCCGTCTATCCGCTGCTTGACCGCCAAGCAACTTTTAAAATGTTGCTCCGATTGTGGGTCATTGTGATTGCCGGCAATCTCTTAGGGGCGGCGGCGAGTGCGTCTTTGTTAACAATGACTGAAACGGTCATTCAAGCCAAGGCGGGTTATGTGGCGATCGGACACCATTTGGTGGAGTTCGATGCCTTTTCACTCATTGTCAGCGCACTACTCGCCGGCTGGTTGATGGCCCTTGGCGCTTGGCTGGTGATCTCCACAAGAATCGGCTTTAGCCAGATGGTTTCGATCTACGTGGTGACGTTCCTCATCGGATTGGGAGGACTGCACCACTCCATCGCCGGCTCTGCCGAAATGTTTACTGCACTGTTCATCAGCGACGAATTCACGCTCCGGCAGACCATGCGATTCATTGGTCTGGCGCTATTCGGAAATCTAATCGGGGGCAGCCTGTTTGTCGGAGTGCTGAATTACGCTCATATCCGCAAAACGCAACCTGCCAGCGAAGCATCCTCCATCAAGACTGAGGATTCGTAAACTGCGGGGCGGAACATGCGGCCTCTAGCAGAAGAGAGGAGCGCATAAAAATGGCCCGCGAATTGGCAGGCGCTCGCCTTGGGTAAACCCAAGCTGCCAACTCAAACGGACCACAAGTAGACTAACGTGCTCTGTTGCATGTTGCAACAATAATCTCTCGTTTTTTTCGCAGCCGAGTGAAACATCAGCCAAACGGGCGTCCACGACTCACCACGACATGAATCAACCCGATTAAAGAATTCCGACCATCGCCAACCACGGCATCCCAGCCAAGCTCAGACCGTTGGGACCCGCTTGCTCCGGAATTTGGTTTTGTGTCAACGAACTGGCAACGTTCCAGTCCCAATAAAAAAACGACTCACAGCGAATTGCCGTGAGTCGTTTTCTACCAAAGTGCCCAAGAGAGGACTTGAACCTCCACGGGATTATCTCCCACTAGGTCCTGAACCTAGCGCGTCTGCCAATTCCGCCACTTGGGCTGGGCTGGTGTACTTGCTGCAATTTCTTTTCAGCAAAGCACTTGTGTGGGCCAATCCGTGTTCA is a window encoding:
- a CDS encoding HAD-IIB family hydrolase, with translation MSTELTNGAEASISDSISLATSTRTEDLKITLISIHGLIRARNPELGRDADTGGQVKYVLELARELAEHPHVREVELLTRQILDPKLDDDYAQLEEPISQNAKIVRIPCGPKRYLRKESLWPYLEMFIDQTLPHFKRTGLPDIIHGHYADAGLVGAQLARLLHIPFVFTGHSLGRVKRQRFSLGSIDEETLEKRYKFTTRIEAEEMALETASMVVTSTNQEVHQQYELYDHYVPDRMEVIPPGVDLAQFYPRDEKWSPGPIAEELSHFLREPDKPMILTVARPDERKNLEMLVKVYGESPQLQEIANLVLVLGTRDDVRSLPKAQQAVIDNVLYLIDLYNLYGKVAYPKTHAPEDVPDLYRLAESTRGVFINPALTEPFGLTLLEAGATGLPIVATNDGGPRDIIANCCNGLLVDPLNREEIEHALLRTLTEPEEWSEWSSNGVEGTRKNYAWSNHAKRYLRDLNDIHKHSSSPTLMNRPITRRLPEFDRLIITDLDNTLTGHEDSLSEFVDLIRENDHVGFGIATGRRLDSAHELVEKLGLPRPDLMDTDCGTQLHYGESLTPDKSWQKSIGYAWKPREIREVLDNLPGMFIQDESHQSEFKISYEVDFTKSPTLAAIKKSLREAGLRAKIVMSLGMYLDVIPVRGGSDLSMRHVLWKWGFAPEHVLVAGDSGNDAGMLLGRTLGVVVGNHSSELNRLKNLPRIYFAEAENAAGILEGIQYYNFLDKIVIPNDRIE
- a CDS encoding DUF4301 family protein, which produces MSFTDADQEFWRQYGVNLEEVQRQQAQMANRPPAPVLVRPCTIGDGIEQLPADVHSDLIAMHRASVDAGRWLKFVPASGAATRMFAVASDEDKQRFREALDQFAFADDVHRWFTEQGIDLNDQSSTAGDDDVVNAVISSPGLDFGRLPKGLVKFHKYPDQARTPFEEHLLEAQAGFGAEGKPLKAHFTVGGDHVELFAEQLRKFAAGRDGVSLDVGFSVQHPSTDTIALDDAGELLRDELGQPVMRPGGHGALVENLHEVQGDLVFVKNIDNVGHEHAQDASVKWMQVLGGYLVRLQAAIHQHLRALETGDAAAVSAAADFVKVTFPDSTQSETTDQQVLRASLIAQLRRPLRVCGMVENVGEPGGGPFWVQKPDGTISAEIVESAEVNADDSAQQAIFGKATHFNPVFIAAAVRDENGELFDLRNFVDHDRAIITRKRVGGEFATVLERPGLWNGTMSGWNTVFVEVPIDVFSPVKTVFDLMRKEHQPPGDDGGSANL
- a CDS encoding PP2C family protein-serine/threonine phosphatase, giving the protein MMNLSKMDCFAKTDMGRRRAENDDQYLVADLVKAVRIQSTSLSYDDYSKVSGDSQGKVLLVADGLGNPAAGSRASTLAVDETINCMVNRMYWSAFGHAAERDDQRLLFADLVTALKSCQRRIHDEAEWNVAKQGMGTTLTVAIVNWPALHVVHVGDSRCYLSHDGELQQVTQDHTLAQARVDAGECTIADAQESLGGGALWNVVGGKSPDIDPKVYNSSLSIGDTLLLCTDGLHKHVTDDEIADILHKRHSAREVCEDLVNKANAAGGADNITVAVARFHDTKQKPLVQDQEVAQETGAAELGGGEKIDSAPQAATIPVATPSKVVSR
- a CDS encoding formate/nitrite transporter family protein, which codes for MAEEPGKILLPDGTVASAEEDTTTERGKDRNWEEGQYIPVIVKRSDEVRRHPDDSLEHAIDDGLEQLKRPTVSLFLSAIAAGLTVGFSAMAVAVVTQAVAPLESTLLTRIATAVVYPLGFVLCVMSGAQLYTEHTATAVYPLLDRQATFKMLLRLWVIVIAGNLLGAAASASLLTMTETVIQAKAGYVAIGHHLVEFDAFSLIVSALLAGWLMALGAWLVISTRIGFSQMVSIYVVTFLIGLGGLHHSIAGSAEMFTALFISDEFTLRQTMRFIGLALFGNLIGGSLFVGVLNYAHIRKTQPASEASSIKTEDS